The genome window CAGGGTGTAGCCGCCCTCCCCCGCGGTCACCGGACGGTCGAAGGCGCCGGCCAGGCTGCGGGGTTCCCCGGCGTGGGCGACCAACAGTACCGCCTCCGGCAGGGTGTAGGCGGCGTGCGACGATTGCATCCCGCCCGGCAGCTCCTTGACGAAGGCCTCGACGAAGGCCTTCAGAAACTCCGCGGCCAAGGCCTGGTCGCCCTCGAGGCCCCGCACGAGCTCGGTGTAGTCGACGGCGGCGTAGCGGTAGAGGGTGGCCGCCGAGTAGCTGCGCTCGCCGATCATGCCTGCGGTCGCCTCGCCGTCCGCGGCCAGGTCGTCGCTGGTGATGAAGTAGTCGCTCTCGGGGTAGGCGGCGTGGGTCGAGAAAGCGTGCGCCACGTGCGCGGCGGCGTTGACGTTCCCCTCCGGGAGGCTGGCCATCATCCGCCCGAAGAGTGCGATGTCGCCCGCTTTCGCCTTGAGGAGGAGCCGCTGCACCTCGTCGACCAACCCCTTGGGCAAGGACTTCTTGGCGGGCGCCTTCTTACCGCCCTCCTCGGCCTTGACCTGGGCCTCGCGGTTGGCCATGATCGTCTGCTCGATGGTCCCCCAGTTCGCCCTCAGCAGCTCGGCGAGCTCCTCGACCTGCCCCCACGACAGAAAGATGAGGGTGTCGAGGACGCCCTTCTTGAGCTTGAAGCCCACGAGTTCGAGGGCCTCCTCGAGGACCCCCAGCTCGACGTCGGGCAGGTGTTCGGTCAGGGCCCGGGCGAGCTGGCGGGTGCGAACACCCAGCTTCGAGCGGTCGAACTGCTCGCGGAAGCGACGGCGCATGGCGTACTTTTGCGACTGCGAGCTCAGGCGGATCCGCGGCACGCCTCCGAAGGTGACTTGCTTGGGGAAGCCGGCGTCGTCGCGGTTCAGGTTGGCGGCGGGGACGGTCTGGATGAGGTGGATTTCCAGTACGTTCATTCGTAGCTCCTCCCTACTTGGTCGGCTGGTCGGCTTTCGCTAGGCGGTAGTAGGTTCGCGCCCAGGCGATGCGGGGGTCGGGGTTTCTTCTGGTTTCGATGCGCTCGAGGTCCGCGAACAGGTAGCCGTAGTCGAAGCCCTGGTCAGCGGTCTTGAGCCTGCGTACCATCTGGCGCAACAGTTCGGGCAGGACGGACCACTCGGCAACGAGCAGCCGCTCCATCCGCCGGTCGAGGGCCTCGTCGCGCCCCAGACGCCTCACGGCCTCGGCGAACGGCACCAAGGGTTCGTGAGCGGGATGGTAGGCGAAGAGAACCGCGACGACGAAGGGGGAGCGCAGCGGGCCGAGGGCGCTCTCCCCCGCCCAGCCGGCCAAGTGCTTGATTGCGGTGACGTCTTCGTGGGCGGTCGCGGGCGCCACCCGACGCAGTTCAGCCAGCGCGCGCGGGCGGGCCTTCAGCCCGAGAAGGTAATTGGCGAAGGGGTGTTCAGGCATGCGAGACCTCCTTGGGGTTGCGGGCGAGGGGGCGGAGCCGGTTCGCCAGCAGGGCCAGGATACGGGGGTGGTTGGCGTAGGGCACGGCTAGGGCCTCCTCCACCCGGCGCAGCGCCGTGGCCAGGACGTCGGGAGCGTCCCCCGACCCCGCCGTGTACGCCTCGAAGACCGCATTCCAGTACGGAGCCAGGGGGTTGAGCGTGCGGTAGCGCGCGGCCACCTGGCTGTTCGACCAGTGCGGGTGCGCCTCGTGGAGCACGTGGAAGACTACCTTCCGCGCGGCTTCGGCGGTTTCTTCGGCCGCCTCGAGCAGGGCGAGGGTGGCTTCGCCGGGGAGCGCGCTCGCGCGCAGCTGCTCGAGCCGGTGTCCGAGGACCTTCGCCGGCCGCTTGGGGTCGGTGAGGAGGGCGCCGACCGCGACGTAGCGCGGCAACTCCCCGGTGAGGGCGAGGGCGTGGCGCAGGGTCGAGGGGTACCGCGCCCCCTCCCCTACCGGCAGGGCGGCGAGCAAGTCGAACGCCGCTTCGCGCTCGGGGTCGAGCCGGTGGGGTACGCGGCCCTGGGTGCGGTGCTCGGTCCAGGCCAGCATGGGGTCGTTGGGAAGGTCATCGTAGCGCCACCCCGCAGCGTAGCGCACCTGGGCGTAGCGGCCGCCGGGGGTGGGGATCAGGCGAACGGCGCGCGAGAGGTAGGTGTACGCCGTGGCCGGACCCAGGGGCTGGACGCGGGTGCGGTAGGCCTCGACGTCGGCCGCCGTGGGCTGGGGACGTTCCCAGAACGGAAGGTCGGCGGGCTCGCTGGGGCCGGCCAGGTTGAGCAGCAGGGTGCGGGCAAGGGTCTCCCCCACCGCGTGGAACTGAGCGAAGCGCGCGCTGGGGGCGTCGAGAACCGACGTAACCCCGTTGCGGTTAAGCAAGCCCCCGACGGCGAAGGTCTGGTGGGCGAGGAGGGTGCGCGCGGCTTGGGCCGGCGAGAGGGGCGGGGGGTCGCTATCCGGGCGGCCGGTGAGCAACGGCCAGCCTCCCTGCGGCAGGTCGGCGGTGAGTACGGTGATCGCGGTCGGGGTCGTCTCCACGTCGGGAACTTGCAGGAAGGGGGTATCGCCCTCGAGGGCGAAGCGCTCGCGGTGCTCGTTCAGGTAGGTCCCGATCGCGTCCGCGGGCAACCGGCCTTCGCGGTAGAGCCGTTGCAGGTCGGCGAGGTCGCGCCCAGGGGTAAGGACCCGGTAGAGGATCGCAAGCAAAAGCCGCAGCACGGCCATGTGCTCGAGGGGGTGGGCTAGCGCGAGGCCCCGGAACTCGTGAGCCCGCTCGAGGGCCTCCAAAAGCCCCACTTCCCGGGGTGAACCCGAGGTCGGGAGTATCGGTATCCAGGCATCCGTAATCAGATTGAACGCGCCGGTGTTCTTCATGTTTATTCCTTGATTCGCCTCACTTCAAGACTCTTCGCCCGAGCCGAATCCATCATCGCATGAGTCGATTCGCCCCTTGGGCTCATTACTGCCTCTAGATCTTGGGCAGGGTGATGCCCCGCTGGCCCTGGTACTTGCCGCCGCGGCTCTTGTAGGTGACCTCCGGGGTCTCGCCCTCGAAGAAGAGGAGCTGGACGATGCCCTCGCCGGCATAGACGCGGGCGGGCAGCGGGGTGGTGTTGGAGATCTCCAGGGTGACGTGGCCTTCCCAGCCCGGTTCCAGCGGGGTGACGTTGGCCACGATGCCGCAACGGGCGTAGGTGGACTTGCCCAGCGCGATGGCGATCACGTTTTCGGGCATGCGGATGTACTCGATCGAGCGGGTGAGCGCGAAGGAGTTGGGCGGGATCAGGACCTCGTCGGCCTCGATCTCCACGAAGCTCTGAGGGTCGAAGGCCTTGGGGTCGACCACGGCGCCGTAGGCGTTGGTGAAGACCTTCCACTCGGGCGCGGCGCGCAGGTCGTAACCGAACGAGCTGAGGCCGTAGGAGATCACGCCTTCCCGCACCAGGTTTTCCTCGAAAGGCTCGATCATGCCGTGTTCCCGGGCCATCCGCCGGATCCACCGGTCGGGTTTAATCATCACCCGGCCTCCTTCCTCCTAGGGTTTCCTGAAGCCTTCGACCAAAAGCTCTTCGTTGGGCGATAAGGGCAGAAACGGCCACCGGCATGTTGCCACCCTCGGGGATGTCGCCGGCACGCTCTCGCCCTTTGGATTTCGTGAGGGCCAGCTCGGCTGCCATGGACCAACAGTAGCGAAAGGCTCGCGTGGAATGGGAGAAAAATAAAAAGGCCCCTAGGCGTGGTAGGGGCTCGAGGTTAGGTGACTGCTCGGATAAGCTGACCCATTTTTGACTTCGGATGGGAATCGCCCACGCCGCGATCCTGGATTCAGGGTAGCGGGTTCGGTGCGCGGGCTGGGGGGCAAAACGGGGTAACTCGTTTTGAGCCAACAAGGAGCGGGGCGGCGCGGCGCCCCGGGAAAGCAATATTCGCGCAAGCGTGGACCTTGTACCTGACTCCTCCGCGCAGGAGTGCCGCCAATGGCTTCACGATCGGCGCCGCGAAGCCCTGATTGCAGGAACCGACGCGCCGGCGCGCGGCGCCGTCGTCCTCCATGGTAGTGCGCCGCGCGCCGGCCGTGGGTTCATCCTGCCTTGAGCAGTTCAGGAAAGAGCACGGCCGCTTCCTTTGGAGGACGTTTCCTTCCTGGCAGCTCGACCCCCTCCTTCTCAAGTTCTCCCACGGTGGGGAGCTCGAGGGGCGCCGAGGGGATGTGACCGGCGCACTGGCGCTTGGGGGGTAGCTCCTTGTTTTCGGGGAGCTTGTTAGCGGACGCGCCCTCGAGACCAAGGGTCGCGATCCGGATCTTGGACGGATCAAAGCTGGTGTCGCGTGCGCCGGCCAAGGCGCGGGCAAGGCTAACGGAGGCCTCGTCGTTCGCCATGGCGTTGAGGCCACCCTCGACCAGGAGCCCTTCAATGGCGTGGCTCGCCTGGGCCTTGGCGGCAAGCAACCCCAGGGCCTTGGTTTGCAGCGTCGCCCGGTAGACGAAGTACACGACCCGAACCGGGTGTTTTTGCCCGATGCGCCAACTTCTGCGAGCGGCCTGCCGAAGCACGTAGACGCTCGGCTCGACCTGGTAGTAGACGAGCGTGGGGAAGTCGATGAGGTCGAGGCCCGTCTGCACGAGACGCGGATGCAGGATGAGCACATCGAGGCCCTCTCGCACCGCCTTTTGGATCCAGGCCTCGCGTTTGCGGGCGCTTGCGGTGCTGGAATAGAGCGCCCGCGCGCGAAAGCCGCTCGTGGTCAGAATCCGCTCGAGCCTTCCAGCCAGGTTCCGCTCACCGGTGTTCTGCACGAACACGATGACGCGCCGGCCCCGTGCACGCTCTTGCCTGACGAGCTCGACGAGCTCTTCTTCCTTCGGCAACGTTTCCAGCTCGAGGGGAGGGTGCGCATACTCGTCGGCTACATTGAAACCCTCCGTGGCGGTGTCGATGCTGAACACGCCGGCGTGGAAGTAGGCCCCGAGGAGATGCGGCTCTTTGCGAAGGTCCTTGTCGTCGAACCAGCCCATCAGGGAGTCGTACCACTCCTCCAGAAGCGGGCCCGGGTCGATCTCCCGAACTTCTTCGCCATAGGGCGGCAAG of Oceanithermus profundus DSM 14977 contains these proteins:
- the cas7e gene encoding type I-E CRISPR-associated protein Cas7/Cse4/CasC, whose product is MNVLEIHLIQTVPAANLNRDDAGFPKQVTFGGVPRIRLSSQSQKYAMRRRFREQFDRSKLGVRTRQLARALTEHLPDVELGVLEEALELVGFKLKKGVLDTLIFLSWGQVEELAELLRANWGTIEQTIMANREAQVKAEEGGKKAPAKKSLPKGLVDEVQRLLLKAKAGDIALFGRMMASLPEGNVNAAAHVAHAFSTHAAYPESDYFITSDDLAADGEATAGMIGERSYSAATLYRYAAVDYTELVRGLEGDQALAAEFLKAFVEAFVKELPGGMQSSHAAYTLPEAVLLVAHAGEPRSLAGAFDRPVTAGEGGYTLPSIRALLRRWQDLETMYGSRPASTARWVALPSLDVRLPDDAGIVASRSIEDAMQDVVNAVTRR
- the casB gene encoding type I-E CRISPR-associated protein Cse2/CasB; translation: MPEHPFANYLLGLKARPRALAELRRVAPATAHEDVTAIKHLAGWAGESALGPLRSPFVVAVLFAYHPAHEPLVPFAEAVRRLGRDEALDRRMERLLVAEWSVLPELLRQMVRRLKTADQGFDYGYLFADLERIETRRNPDPRIAWARTYYRLAKADQPTK
- the casA gene encoding type I-E CRISPR-associated protein Cse1/CasA, translating into MKNTGAFNLITDAWIPILPTSGSPREVGLLEALERAHEFRGLALAHPLEHMAVLRLLLAILYRVLTPGRDLADLQRLYREGRLPADAIGTYLNEHRERFALEGDTPFLQVPDVETTPTAITVLTADLPQGGWPLLTGRPDSDPPPLSPAQAARTLLAHQTFAVGGLLNRNGVTSVLDAPSARFAQFHAVGETLARTLLLNLAGPSEPADLPFWERPQPTAADVEAYRTRVQPLGPATAYTYLSRAVRLIPTPGGRYAQVRYAAGWRYDDLPNDPMLAWTEHRTQGRVPHRLDPEREAAFDLLAALPVGEGARYPSTLRHALALTGELPRYVAVGALLTDPKRPAKVLGHRLEQLRASALPGEATLALLEAAEETAEAARKVVFHVLHEAHPHWSNSQVAARYRTLNPLAPYWNAVFEAYTAGSGDAPDVLATALRRVEEALAVPYANHPRILALLANRLRPLARNPKEVSHA
- the dcd gene encoding dCTP deaminase → MIKPDRWIRRMAREHGMIEPFEENLVREGVISYGLSSFGYDLRAAPEWKVFTNAYGAVVDPKAFDPQSFVEIEADEVLIPPNSFALTRSIEYIRMPENVIAIALGKSTYARCGIVANVTPLEPGWEGHVTLEISNTTPLPARVYAGEGIVQLLFFEGETPEVTYKSRGGKYQGQRGITLPKI